In Nitrososphaerales archaeon, a genomic segment contains:
- a CDS encoding NAD(+)/NADH kinase, with protein sequence MNIRNVAIIRKHDSSYAADVARKTAKILQEKGATVYTISPFNVEQGVTLNHINELNDKDIDLAVAVGGDGTTLRIVRAFTNSVPVFGIRGGGMRGILATIDVEELESAIKKIFSNEFHLERRMRIYASIGSIKSAPALNEIYISRVNVTRTPTYTIKFKEDELHQRMDGVIVSTPTGSTGHSYSVGGPVLYEELDVLLLTPVNSINRMPPLIFPDEPIEIRSNFESRIVVDGQDVFEIKPEENIRVARYEHDAVFVRFKTKGLRQLAKLGF encoded by the coding sequence ATGAATATCCGTAACGTTGCTATTATAAGAAAACATGATAGTTCGTATGCGGCCGACGTGGCTAGAAAAACCGCTAAAATTCTTCAGGAGAAAGGGGCTACTGTATATACTATATCACCGTTTAATGTTGAGCAAGGAGTCACGTTAAATCATATAAACGAACTAAATGATAAGGACATAGATCTAGCTGTGGCTGTTGGTGGTGATGGCACAACATTAAGAATTGTCAGGGCTTTCACCAACAGTGTGCCAGTCTTTGGCATCAGAGGTGGAGGCATGCGCGGAATTTTGGCTACCATAGACGTGGAGGAACTTGAATCGGCGATAAAAAAAATATTTTCGAATGAGTTTCATTTGGAACGGAGGATGCGTATATACGCATCTATAGGCAGTATCAAATCGGCACCAGCACTTAACGAAATTTATATAAGCAGAGTTAATGTTACGCGTACACCAACCTACACTATCAAGTTCAAGGAAGATGAATTGCATCAAAGGATGGATGGTGTTATAGTTTCGACACCAACTGGGTCGACAGGACATTCGTATTCTGTTGGTGGACCTGTTTTGTATGAGGAACTTGATGTACTTCTATTGACACCTGTTAATTCCATCAATAGAATGCCGCCTCTGATATTCCCAGACGAGCCAATTGAAATAAGGAGCAATTTTGAATCACGGATTGTGGTCGATGGACAAGACGTCTTTGAGATAAAACCTGAAGAAAATATCAGGGTGGCCAGGTATGAACATGATGCAGTTTTTGTTAGATTCAAAACCAAGGGTTTGAGGCAGCTTGCAAAACTCGGTTTCTAG